The proteins below come from a single Gemmatimonadales bacterium genomic window:
- a CDS encoding NFACT RNA binding domain-containing protein — MARPGAAPRMLHYRLSGDWSALVGLSDADNDRLSLRVARPDDWWFHVRGMPGSHVLLRGPDGAEPGKDILEETAAIAAYHSKARSGGVVAVSCTRARYVTKPRGAKAGTVQIRKEAVFKVRPDVSRLAPPTASRE, encoded by the coding sequence GTGGCACGGCCGGGCGCTGCGCCGCGGATGCTCCACTACCGCCTCTCGGGCGACTGGAGCGCGCTGGTCGGCCTGTCGGACGCCGACAACGACCGGCTCAGCCTCAGGGTGGCGCGCCCGGACGACTGGTGGTTCCACGTGCGCGGCATGCCCGGGAGCCACGTGCTCCTGCGCGGGCCCGACGGCGCGGAGCCCGGCAAGGACATCCTGGAGGAGACCGCCGCGATCGCGGCGTATCACAGCAAGGCGCGGAGCGGCGGGGTCGTCGCGGTTTCCTGCACCCGCGCCCGCTACGTGACCAAGCCGCGGGGCGCCAAGGCCGGCACGGTGCAGATCCGCAAGGAAGCCGTCTTCAAGGTCAGGCCGGACGTCTCGCGGCTGGCGCCGCCCACGGCCTCGAGGGAATGA